One region of Syntrophobacter fumaroxidans MPOB genomic DNA includes:
- the rfaE2 gene encoding D-glycero-beta-D-manno-heptose 1-phosphate adenylyltransferase, with protein sequence MRAADKITDLRELQAVCSRHRQEGRRIVFTNGCFDLLHLGHVRYLEEARSLGDVLIVGVNTDRSVSEIKGPRRPVTGQAERSEVLAALQCVDHVVLFDTPDPLPLIVALEPDVLVKGADWAEGRIVGADVVTAKGGRVVRIPLIPNASTTSIIDRILERFGMGRTLSEV encoded by the coding sequence GGCCGCCGATAAAATCACAGACCTTCGCGAGCTCCAGGCTGTCTGTTCCCGCCATCGCCAGGAAGGCAGGCGCATTGTCTTCACCAATGGCTGTTTCGACCTGCTTCACCTGGGCCATGTACGCTACCTCGAGGAGGCGCGCTCCCTTGGAGACGTGCTCATCGTCGGCGTCAACACCGACCGTTCCGTGAGTGAGATCAAGGGGCCACGACGTCCCGTGACCGGCCAGGCGGAGCGAAGTGAAGTCCTCGCGGCGCTCCAGTGCGTCGACCATGTTGTCCTGTTTGACACCCCCGACCCATTGCCTCTGATCGTCGCCCTCGAGCCGGATGTCCTGGTCAAGGGGGCGGACTGGGCGGAGGGCCGGATTGTCGGCGCCGATGTCGTAACGGCAAAGGGAGGGCGGGTGGTTCGCATTCCGTTGATCCCGAATGCGTCCACCACGTCGATCATCGACAGGATCCTGGAACGCTTTGGGATGGGCAGGACGCTTTCTGAGGTGTAA
- a CDS encoding YfgM family protein encodes MNLGLKKIKVAKKTPGKDAALLSLSERWDLWFEKNARYLIGGVVLLVALAGAVWGVTAYRESLEARARTEYVALLGKLPVVDGESSGEWEKRIPELDAFIQAHPGTKIVINARADLLQAFTKVGRYEDAVRQGNLMLKEIDPRHPLRPIAREQLAIAYDAGGRIDDALQQWNEMKREGFESYSRVISWNLARLYGKKGDFARAAQEFEAALKTEGAYPDSALLEDELARVRLRAAPAAEGSKAEPAKGNS; translated from the coding sequence ATGAATTTGGGGCTCAAGAAAATCAAAGTCGCCAAGAAGACGCCCGGCAAGGACGCGGCTCTGCTGAGTCTTTCCGAGCGCTGGGATTTGTGGTTTGAGAAGAACGCGCGGTACCTCATCGGCGGGGTGGTCCTGCTGGTGGCGCTGGCCGGCGCCGTCTGGGGCGTGACCGCGTATCGGGAGAGCCTGGAGGCGCGCGCTCGGACCGAATATGTCGCACTGCTCGGCAAACTGCCCGTGGTGGATGGGGAGAGTTCCGGGGAATGGGAAAAGCGCATCCCGGAGCTCGATGCCTTCATTCAAGCGCATCCGGGAACGAAAATCGTCATCAATGCCCGGGCCGACCTGCTGCAGGCGTTTACGAAAGTCGGGCGTTACGAGGATGCGGTCAGGCAGGGCAATCTGATGCTCAAGGAAATCGACCCGCGGCACCCGCTGCGGCCGATTGCCCGGGAGCAGTTGGCCATCGCCTACGATGCCGGGGGCAGGATCGACGACGCGCTGCAACAATGGAATGAAATGAAAAGGGAAGGCTTTGAGAGTTACAGCCGCGTGATTTCCTGGAACCTCGCCAGGCTCTACGGGAAAAAGGGGGATTTCGCAAGGGCGGCACAAGAATTTGAAGCCGCTTTGAAAACGGAGGGCGCGTATCCGGACTCGGCTCTTCTGGAGGACGAACTGGCCCGCGTGCGGCTCCGGGCGGCCCCTGCCGCGGAAGGGAGCAAGGCTGAGCCTGCAAAGGGCAATTCCTGA
- a CDS encoding phenylacetate--CoA ligase family protein, which produces MIHNMEYETMPREALEAIQLRRLQSTLEKVYATVPFYRRKFQEVGITPADIKSLRDLRRLPFTYKQDLRDNYPYGMFAVPMDNVVRIHASSGTTGKPTVVGYTARDILTWSELMARALAAGGASRGDIIHNAYGYGLFTGGLGIHYGAERLGASVIPISGGNTKRQIMIMKDFAPTILTCTPSYALHLAEVAREVGVDFKDLHFKSGIFGAEPWSEQMREEIERKLHLNALDIYGLSEVIGPGVSIECLEAKKGLHIFEDHFIPEIIDPVTGENLPHGEKGELVFTSITKEAFPIIRYRTRDVTSLNAEPCICGRTHIRMHRVSGRTDDMLIIRGVNVFPSQIESVLMETEGVEPHYQLVVDREDNLDILTVLVEVGELLFSDEVRRLQQLEKAIAKNIKEYLGVSAKVKLVEPKSIARSEGKAVRVIDNRKI; this is translated from the coding sequence ATGATTCACAACATGGAGTACGAGACAATGCCGCGGGAGGCGCTCGAGGCCATTCAGCTGCGCCGCCTGCAATCCACCCTGGAAAAGGTTTACGCGACGGTGCCCTTCTATCGTCGGAAATTCCAGGAGGTGGGAATCACGCCGGCCGACATCAAGAGCCTTCGGGATCTGCGCCGTCTTCCATTCACGTACAAGCAGGATTTGCGCGACAATTATCCGTATGGAATGTTTGCGGTGCCCATGGACAACGTCGTTCGCATTCATGCTTCGTCGGGAACGACCGGCAAGCCCACCGTGGTGGGGTATACCGCCAGGGACATCCTCACGTGGTCCGAGTTGATGGCGCGCGCCCTTGCCGCCGGAGGCGCCTCGCGCGGCGACATCATTCATAACGCTTACGGGTACGGCCTTTTCACGGGGGGACTCGGGATCCATTACGGGGCCGAACGGCTCGGGGCTTCGGTGATCCCTATCTCCGGCGGCAATACCAAGCGCCAGATCATGATCATGAAGGATTTCGCACCCACAATCCTGACCTGCACGCCGTCCTATGCCCTGCATCTTGCCGAAGTCGCCCGGGAAGTCGGAGTCGATTTCAAGGACCTGCATTTCAAGTCGGGGATCTTCGGCGCCGAACCCTGGTCCGAGCAGATGCGTGAGGAAATCGAACGCAAACTCCATCTGAATGCACTCGACATTTACGGCCTCAGTGAAGTGATCGGACCGGGGGTGTCCATAGAATGCCTCGAGGCCAAGAAGGGCCTCCACATTTTCGAGGATCATTTCATCCCCGAGATCATCGACCCGGTCACCGGTGAGAATCTGCCTCACGGCGAAAAAGGCGAGTTGGTGTTCACCTCGATCACCAAGGAGGCTTTCCCGATCATCCGCTACCGAACCCGGGACGTGACGTCGCTCAATGCCGAACCGTGCATCTGCGGGCGCACGCACATCAGGATGCATCGTGTGAGCGGGCGTACCGACGACATGTTGATCATCCGGGGGGTCAACGTGTTCCCGTCGCAGATCGAGAGCGTTCTGATGGAGACGGAAGGGGTCGAGCCCCACTACCAGCTCGTCGTGGATCGCGAGGACAATCTGGATATCCTTACGGTGTTGGTGGAGGTCGGCGAGCTGCTCTTTTCGGACGAAGTCCGCAGGTTGCAGCAACTGGAGAAGGCCATCGCCAAAAACATCAAGGAGTACCTGGGAGTATCCGCCAAGGTGAAATTGGTTGAACCGAAAAGCATCGCCAGAAGCGAAGGCAAAGCCGTTCGGGTCATCGACAATCGGAAGATTTAG